In the genome of Arachis hypogaea cultivar Tifrunner chromosome 9, arahy.Tifrunner.gnm2.J5K5, whole genome shotgun sequence, the window tttttcattttttttctttatatgatATTTTGTGTTTTTGCAGGCAGGCGTGTACCTCTTCTTGATCCTTCTCGGTTTCAGTCttttttgaagaagaaaaatgaacaTGGTGTTGGTGGCTCTGGGATCTTGAAGAAAGGAGGTGGGGAAGCTACGCAGTCCACTGCTCAGCCTACGTCGTCTTTTAAGAGGAAAAGGGATGAGACGGATCAATCTCTGGAAGTCATTTCTGAGGGTGATCATGATTTGATTGGTAGTGTTAGGTCAGTGTTTGAACGTCAGAAGAGACTTTGTGGGTTTGTTCCTGGAACAAATCCTCATTCCTTGTGGAGCGACCAATTCCATATCGCCGAGCTCTCGGATAGGGTTTCTCAATATCCGGGCGACATGTTGATGACTCGTCGCATTGGCATGGAGGGCCTGGGAAAATTTGTTCAGGTTGGTTTTATCTTCCCCTGGGTTCCTTGATCTCTCTTTATGtttcttttatgcttatattatgttattttcgCAGATTGTTGCTTCTCGGTTGATGTGTTTTGGCCGCACGACCGAGCTTATTGGTGCTGAACAGCAAGAGACGGTGAACAAGATTTCTAAGTTAGAGAAATCTTATAAGGCGAGGATTGATGAGTTGGAAAAATCGctaaaagaaaaagatgatgcAGTGGTTAGTGCTGTAGCCAGGGCGAAGGAATCCGAGGATGAGGTGGCTCTGTTGAGGGATCAAGTTCGGTTGCAGCAGGTTGATATTAAGGAAAGTGATGTCTCAAATGGGAAGTTAATTACAAGGGTTCATGAATTAGAGGAGTTGGGAATGGAAATGTTCTCCTCTGGTTTTGATCGAGCTGTTAGCCAGATTTCTTTCTTGGCTCCTGACTTTGACTGTGATCGTCTGGATGTGACTAAGATCATAGTTGATGGAAAGATGATTGTGGATGGCACTGTAGAGGAACATGATGAAAATGCTCTTTCTTGATTTGTTTTATGTTCGGTTCGGATAGGGTAACTTGTTCCCTATTTGTTtgactattttattttgtttgaccGAGCTTTGGTCAGTATGACTGcctctttttgtttgtttttattgtaATCTTTGGACAACATTTGAATTTTCCGAGGTTAGGTTAGGTTGACGATATGAGTTTTGGTAGTATATGCcttattatttattgtttttgttaGAACTTTGGATTTGTTCGCAAAAAATCAATCACGTTTGTTTGTGTGTTTGGCGTCCGGCCTCATTAAAACCCTTCTTAGGTAAAAACCCCAGACAAGGGAAAAAAGCTCTAAGGGAAAAAAGAGTACCTTCATCCGCTGTTTGTACAAGTCATGATCTGtacatttttaatgaagaaacatTCTAATTCCCCGATAGTGGGTTGCCTTGTAGTGTTTGATGTTGATAGGCCCCCATTCCGAGTACTTTCGTTACCCTGAATGGTCCCTCCCAGTTTGCGACAAGCTTGCCATGCGAAGGAGGCCGTCTCGCTTCTTCTGTTCGTCTGAGGACTAGGTCGCCCTCACTAAATGTTCTGGGAGTGACCTTCTTGTTGTGTTTTCTCTCCGCCAATTGTTTCCTGGCTCTTTGTCTAATTGCCGTAATGTTTCTTTCCTCCTCGACGAGATCAAGCTCGTCCTTCCTCATGTTTATGTTATGCTGTTCATCATATAGCTCGGTTCTTAAGGTGGGCACTCCGACCTCCACAGGAATTAGTGCTTTCAATCCATGTACTAGTTTGAAGGGTGTTTTACCTGTGGTGGTATGTATTGTTGTGTTATACCTCCATAATATTTCCGGGATCAGCTCTGTCCATTCTCCTTTTGCATTTTGagctttttcttcatttcctACAATATAATTTGGTTAGCAGCCTCggcctgcccattagtttgtgggtgttcGACCGAGCTAAAATAATGCTGTATATTGAAGCTTTTTAGAAATGACCCGAGCTTGTTATCTGTGAATTGCCTACCATTATCTGATATGATTTCCCTTGGTATTCCAAACCGGCATATTATGTTTTTCCAAATAAAAGATCGTACCTTTTCGACTGTTATTCTTGCTAGCGGAtgtgcttctatccattttgaaaaataatcTATTGATACTAGGAGAAATTTTACCTGGCCTGGTGCTATAGGGAATGGGCCGAGAATATCGAGGCCCTATCTGTTGAAGGGCCAGCTTACCTCAATGCTGTGTAATATCTCGGCAGGCTTTGTAGTGTTGGTGGCATACTTCTGACATTTGTCACATGTTTTGACCTTCGTTATACAATCCCTTTTTATGGTCGGCCAATAATATCCTATTCGGACAATCTTGGCTGCGAGAGCTTGTCCCCCGATGTGGTTTCCACATACGCCTTCATGAACTTCGTCCATCACCAAGTTGGCCTCATCTTTGTTTAGGCATTTTAGTAATGGTTGTGAGAGTCCACGCCTGTATAGTTCTCCTGCGATACTTGTGTAGAGACTTGCTCTTCGCTTGAAGTGTTGCGGGTTGAGCTCGTCTTTGGGTATGATACCTGCGTTGATGTACTCAAGAAAAGGTGTTCTCCAGTCTTGGAGGCGGTTAATACTTGCTATAGATAATAGTTTGATGCTAGGTTTTGTAAGTGTAAGCATTGATAATGTTGATATTTGTGTATCTGCCCTAGTGGATGCAAGTTTGGATAATATGTCTGCTCTGAGATTCTTTTCTCTATGTACATGTAGAATAATAAATGTGCTAAATTTTGAAATGAGATCCTTTGCTACGAGCCAATATTGTTCGAGCAAGGGATCTTTTACCTGAAATTTTTCTCGAATTTGTTGCACTAGGAGAGAGTCACAATGTGCCGTCAGGCTTTGTACTTGGAGGTTTAGGGGTGAGCTTGAGTCCTGCTATAAGTGCTTCGTATTCGGCCTGATTGTTGCTAGTTGGGAAGTTGAACTGGAGGGATtgcttggctattactttgtctCCTTCTTTCAGGATTATTCCTGCTCCGCTTCCTCCTCGGCTGGATGCTCCATCAACATGTAGTTCCCAATTTTTATTTAGCTCGTCTGGGGTCAATTCCGAGATGAAGTCTGCCAGGATCTGTGCTTTCAAGGCTGTCCTTGGTTGATATTGGATGTCGAATTCCGAGAGTTCGATAGGCTATTTGGTTAGACGCCCAGCCAATTCTAGTTTTGTCAGTATTTGCCTTAATGGTTGGTTAGTCCTTACTATTATCGTGTGACTTTGGAAGTAGTGCCTGAGTCTTCTCGCAGTTATTACAAGTTTTAGGGCTAGTTGTTCAATCCTCAGATATCTTTCCTCTGTTGCTTGCATGACTCGGCTGACGAAGTATACTGGTTGTTGTATTTTTCCTGTCTCAATGACTAGAGCCGAGCTTATAGAGCAGTTAGAgatagataaatataaatataaaggtTTATCGATTTTTGGTCTTTGTAGTACGGGCGGTGATGACAAAATGGTCTTGAGCTCGGTGAATGCTTTCTCACATTCTTCTATCCattcaaattttgtttttttatattatttggaaGAAATTTTATGATCGGCTTGATGCTGCTGGTAGGAACTGTGATAGTGCTGCTATTTTTCCTGCCAGTTGTTGAACTTCTTTTATTGTTCTCGGGCTTGCCATGTTAAGTATCGCCTCACATTTTTcggggtttgcttcaattcctcttgaGGTTAGCATGAATCCGAGAAACTTGTCTCCTTGAACTCCAAAGGTGCATTTCTCCGGGTTGAGTCTCATATTGTATACTCGAATTTGTTCAAATATTTCTTTGAGGTCATCGCAGTGCGACTTTTCTTGAGTGGTCTTGGCGACCATATCATCCACATAGATTTTCATGTTTCGACCTATTTGATGACGGAATACTTTGTCCATCAGCCGTTGGTaggttgcacctgcattctttaggccaaatggcattactctataacaaaaatttctattttcaattaTAAATGCTGTTTTGTTTTGGTCTTCTGGATGCATAAGGATCTGGTTGTAGCCAGAGTATACATCCATGAAGCTCAAACTTTTGAAACCTGATGCGTTGTCTACAAGCTTGTCAATGTTTGGCAAAGGGTATGCATCTTTAGGGCATGCTTTGTTCAAATTTGTAAAGTCAACGCACATGTGCCATTTACCTGATttttttcttaccattaccacgttAGATAGCCATGTTGTGAATCGGATTTCCTTAATGAAGTTTGCACTGAGAAGCTTTCTGGTTTCTTCTAGGGCCGCCTCTGATTTCTCTATTCCAAGATTCCTCTTCTTCTGAGCTATAGGTCAGATGGCTCTATTGGTGGCAAGTTTGTGATAGAGAATGTTAGGGTCTATCCCTGGCATATCTGCTGGAGTCCAGGCGAAGAGATCAGCATTTGCTTGCAGTACTCTTATGAGTTCGGTCCTTTGTTGTCCCTGGAGTGCTTGGCCGATGTATGTGAACTGTCCTGGTTTCGATGTTAGCGGGATCTTCACGAGTTCGTCCGCCGGCTGAGGTCTTCCTTGGGTGTCTTCCCTGGGGTCAAGCTCCGCTAGGGATAGCACCTCGTTCGCGCTATGAACTGCTTTGACTTCCTGGTGATACTCCTGTTTTACGGCCGACATTTTCAGACTTACGTTATAGCAATGCCGACCTTGTTGGTAATCCGAGTGGATTGTAGCTATTCTGCCATCCTGTGCCTGAAATTTAACACATAGATGAAAAGTAAATACTACTGCCCTGAACATGTTCAGAGCAGGCCTTTAGAGAATAATATTGTAAGGGCTTGGGCAGTCAACTACTAAGTATTGCATGTCAATGGTTCATGACAGTGATCCCTCTCCCATCATTGTTTTTAACCATACGTATCCTTTGATCGGGACCCTTTCTCCGGAGAATCCTACCAGTTCTCCAGATGAGGGTTGCATAAGTTTTtcaaataattacattttttggaaagtagaataaaaaagaacatcGGCACTACTACCTGGGTCCATAAGGACTTTTCTTACCAGTAACTTGCCTATTTGGATGGAAATtaccactgggtcgtccaagtttgGTATTgccgagtgatgagcggataatttgtacgctttttggcattgtttttagtatgtttttagtatattttagttagttttattatatttttattagtttttagttaaaattcacttttctggactttactatgagtttgtgtgtttttctgtgatttcaggtattttctggctgaaattgagggacctgagcaaaaatctgattcagaggctggaaaggactgcagatgctgttggattctgacctccttgcactcaaagtggatttt includes:
- the LOC140175089 gene encoding uncharacterized protein yields the protein MLTLTKPSIKLLSIASINRLQDWRTPFLEYINAGIIPKDELNPQHFKRRASLYTSIAGELYRRGLSQPLLKCLNKDEANLVMDEVHEGVCGNHIGGQALAAKIVRIGYYWPTIKRDCITKVKTCDKCQKYATNTTKPAEILHSIEVSWPFNR